Proteins encoded within one genomic window of Kibdelosporangium phytohabitans:
- a CDS encoding carbohydrate ABC transporter permease, which translates to MATVSVPLRKKRRSPGRLVAEIVCCVIAAMVAFPLYWMVLSAFKPAGEIQSATPWTFAPSLESFERVLGSNGFGRYFLNSTIVAICVVALSMLLSFLSAVALTRFRFKGRTVLLVMLLVAQMVPVEALTIPLFFMVQQVGTSAPAFGLNQLAPLVLVNLAFSLPFAIWMLRGFVAAVPAELEEAAALDGASRMRFTWQVLFPLVAPGLVATSVLAFIHAWNDFLFAQTLIFSDVDNRVLPQAMRVFYKPEELDWGGIMAGATLMTIPVLIFFIFVQRHLASGISGAVKG; encoded by the coding sequence ATGGCAACCGTGAGCGTTCCCCTGCGCAAGAAGCGCCGCAGCCCAGGCAGGCTGGTCGCCGAGATCGTCTGCTGCGTGATCGCCGCGATGGTGGCGTTCCCGCTGTACTGGATGGTGCTGTCGGCGTTCAAACCGGCCGGTGAGATCCAGTCCGCGACGCCGTGGACCTTCGCGCCGAGCCTGGAGAGCTTCGAGCGGGTGCTGGGCTCCAACGGCTTCGGGCGTTACTTCCTCAACAGCACGATCGTGGCCATCTGCGTGGTGGCGCTGTCGATGCTGCTGTCGTTCCTGTCCGCGGTCGCGTTGACCCGGTTCCGGTTCAAGGGCCGCACGGTGCTGCTGGTGATGTTGCTGGTGGCGCAGATGGTGCCGGTCGAGGCGTTGACGATCCCGTTGTTCTTCATGGTCCAGCAGGTGGGTACGAGCGCGCCCGCGTTCGGGTTGAACCAGCTGGCGCCGCTGGTGCTGGTGAACTTGGCGTTCAGCCTGCCGTTCGCGATCTGGATGCTGAGGGGGTTCGTCGCGGCGGTGCCCGCGGAACTGGAAGAGGCGGCGGCGCTGGACGGCGCGAGCCGCATGCGGTTCACGTGGCAGGTGCTGTTCCCCTTGGTGGCGCCGGGCCTGGTCGCGACGAGCGTGCTGGCGTTCATCCACGCGTGGAACGACTTCCTCTTCGCGCAGACGCTGATCTTCTCCGACGTGGACAACCGCGTGCTGCCCCAGGCGATGCGGGTGTTCTACAAGCCCGAAGAGCTCGACTGGGGCGGGATCATGGCGGGCGCGACACTCATGACGATCCCGGTGCTGATCTTCTTCATCTTCGTGCAGCGGCACCTGGCGTCCGGAATCTCTGGAGCTGTCAAAGGATGA